A section of the Tachysurus fulvidraco isolate hzauxx_2018 chromosome 7, HZAU_PFXX_2.0, whole genome shotgun sequence genome encodes:
- the LOC125138477 gene encoding dedicator of cytokinesis protein 7-like, which yields MIHMCPSMRRISRPCGNQRLKCDVNFCHRYHKLGTGFNPNTLDKQKERQRGLPKQVFESDELPDPSSYQDDQDDLKRRSMSIDDTPRGSWACSIFDLKNSQPDALLPHLLDRVPNEEIDRHNEEQRKGNRHRELFALHPALDEVF from the exons ATGATCCACATGTGTCCCAGTATGAGAAGGATCTCAAGGCCTTGTGGGAACCAG CGTCTAAAGTGTGATGTTAACTTCTGCCACAGGTACCATAAGCTGGGTACAGGCTTTAACCCCAACACACTGGACAAGCAGAAGGAGAGGCAAAGGGGTTTACCCAAGCAGGTCTTTGAGTCAGATGAGCTGCCGGACCCCAGCAGCTATCAGGACGatcag GATGATCTGAAGCGCAGGTCCATGTCCATAGATGACACTCCTCGGGGTAGTTGGGCTTGCAGTATATTTGACCTGAAGAACTCCCAGCCCGATGCTCTGCTCCCTCACCTGCTGGACCGAGTCCCGAACGAGGAGATCGACCGGCATAATGAGGAGCAACGTAAAGGCAACCGTCACAGAGAGCTTTTCGCTCTGCACCCGGCCCTCGACGAGGTGTTCTAA